One window from the genome of Amblyraja radiata isolate CabotCenter1 chromosome X, sAmbRad1.1.pri, whole genome shotgun sequence encodes:
- the stoml1 gene encoding stomatin-like protein 1, giving the protein MCYPEDDAAEAALLQEQNDEKSQSCLSFTCMWIMTVLFIFLVIITFPISAWFVLKKVPNKERFVVFRLGRIIGSKGPGVILLLPFIDQWQVVDIRSKIFTVALFEASCKDRAQIIVGAEVSCHVSDPEVFVTAVEDIWHALERTAKSVMINLLLKKSLAKIKKNKSKFEQRLSSGINQKTKSWGVRVDRVTMVIHSEDLHLSSATTSSRVHHDARSSSSSVTSLQQPSTPSTDSEEMGKGAGYEDTEDDRFSPDWVLTKVQSLLTEDLVKQIGAVYLFVVSLKDGNRNLYHLDLTRDSGYAGYGLPKIEPDVTMEVTEKTMRALLTGSTRPFSAYMSGKIRLQGDLKTAMKLEDLIKLLPP; this is encoded by the exons ATGTGCTACCCTGAAGACGACGCAGCCGAGGCCGCCTTGTTGCAGGAGCAGAATGACG AAAAGTCGCAGAGCTGTTTATCGTTTACTTGCATGTGGATTATGACCGTTCTCTTCATCTTTCTGGTGATCATCACTTTTCCAATCTCAGCATGGTTCGTCCTGAAG AAGGTGCCGAACAAAGAGCGATTTGTTGTCTTCCGTTTGGGAAGAATTATTGGCAGCAAAGGCCCTGGAGTCATCCTCTTGCTGCCTTTCATTGATCAGTGGCAGGTAGTTGATATCCGCTCCAAGATTTTCACCGTTGCACTGTTTGAG GCATCTTGTAAAGACAGAGCTCAGATCATTGTCGGTGCTGAGGTCAGCTGCCACGTCTCGGACCCAGAAGTTTTTGTGACAGCTGTGGAAGATATTTGGCATGCGTTGGAACGCACGGCCAAGTCTGTGATGATAAATCTCCTGCTCAAGAAATCTCTGGCCAAAATCAAGAAGAATAAGAGTAAATTTGAACAGCGATTATCA TCGGGGATCAACCAGAAGACCAAATCATGGGGTGTGCGAGTGGACCGGGTGACTATGGTCATTCACAGCGAGGATCTTCACCTGTCCAGTGCTACAACCAGCAGTCGAGTTCACCATGACGCACGCAGTAGTAGctcctcagtgacatcacttcagCAACCCTCCACGCCTTCAACTGACTCTGAAG AGATGGGCAAAGGGGCAGGATATGAGGATACTGAGGATGACAGGTTCAGTCCAGACTGGGtgctcaccaaggtgcagagtctcCTCACCGAAGATCTGGTGAAGCAGATTGGAGCCGTCTACCTGTTCGTTGTCAGCCTGAAGGATGGAAATCGGAATCTGTATCACTTGGATCTCACTAGAG ATTCGGGCTACGCGGGCTACGGGCTGCCCAAGATAGAACCCGACGTGACGATGGAAGTCACGGAGAAGACCATGCGGGCGCTGCTGACGGGATCGACAAGGCCTTTCTCCGCCTACATGAGCGGCAAAATCCGCCTGCAGGGCGATCTGAAGACCGCCATGAAGCTGGAGGACCTGATCAAGCTGTTGCCGCCGTGA